The genomic segment GAGTTTTTCTTGTTTTCAGTTGACCTGGAGGCTGAGGATTTCGGTTTCCACGTATGTGCGAAAATCTGTAATTGACGTGAAGCAACGAAAGCCCGCAGCGTTTGCAAGACCTAGCACGCTGGCGGGCTCGTTCAGGAGAACTGTAACTGGCCCGGTGAGGCCCAGCTGAATACCTTTCGGCCACGCTAAGTCGAAGATGGCTTTTTGTTCTCCGGTATTGGAGTCGGCATAGTCGAACGCCATTTGTCCGCGGGGTAGGCCTTGTTCTTCCATCCAGGCGTTGAGTTCTTGCAGTTCTAGCTCCTCGGCTTCGCTGGTAATGCTGCCGATCTCCGCCTTTGCAGGTTCTGTTGGTGTGACCGTCGAGCCGGTTAGCCAGTGCGTGTCATCGTGTAGAAGGTCTTTAAACCGCTTGTTCGCTTCCGTAGTTAGTAGGATTTTCCTTGCCTCCAGAAAGTCGAGATAACGCTCGATCTTCCACAGGGCTGGATCCTTGGGAATCCATTGAGAGGCGAGTGCGCCCGGATGCTTTTCTTCCACCTCAGCGAAGTATTTCTCAGGCAACTGGTCGCTGATGTTGAGATTGGTGTCTTTGGTCAGAAAACAGAAATTGGCGAGGGCGTTGACGTCAGGTCGTTTCTGACCTCGCTTATAAAGTTGCGCTTTCGGGAAGATATGGTGAACCTCAAGACGATTCATGTTGCCTAGCATGTTCGCTTTCAGGGGTAAGCCTGTGCCCCAATCGCGGGCTTCGCCCATGCGCGTCAGCATGTAAAGGACGGGATAAAACCGTGCGCCAAGACTCCAGCCCGTGAAATGGTCTGGCTCGATCAGAAGGCTACCGTGCCACAGACGCAACTGTTCAATCAATGAATCGAGGCCACCGTTTGCCCCCTCCAAAGCAGCGAGATCTTGATCTATTACCGTTTCGGTAGAACCAGAGAAGCGGCCCCACATTCCGGCCTGGGCAAACCAGAATAAAAGCTTGTCACGTTCTCTTGCATCCAGCCTACCATTTTTCTTGTCTAAATAGCGCACCATCACTGGTACACCGAAACGTCCGAAAAATACTTGGTCGTGGTCGAGACCTAGGCGGCCGGCTATCAGATTGAGTGTCGTATCGATATGTTTCGAAGCGCGTTTCAACCCGTCTCGAATGTCGAGAGCGCCTATATCATGTAGGTAGCTGAATTTGGCTTCGCCAGTCAGGATTGTATTCACCGACCGCAGCAACCAATCCAGGTTGAATTGGTAGCCGGCATCAGTCCATTCGTTGAGTTTGCTCTTCATGGAGTCGCGAGCATCGGGCCACTCGGCGCAGATTTTTGCTAGGGCCAGGTCGCCTTTGGAAAGTTTTGTGCCGCCACTGTTTACGCGGTTGAAAATGTCGACGACGATGTCGAGTGTCTTGTCTTGTCCGGTGACTTCTTCGATGTGCAGATCGATATCCGTAATGCCGAGAAGATGACTAAGGCGTCCAATAAACTCGCCGACTCGAGCTGTATGTTCCGGGTGCGCAGACAACTGAGCGATGAAATTGCCGAGCCCCGCAGCGCCCGCCTGCATGAGCACCGTCACATCGATCCACAGAGGATCATCTTGCATTTTGATCGGTTGATAGAATGCGAAAGTTTCGGTGCCGAGATGAAAACGCAATCCGCTGAATACTTGATCGTTTCCATCAAAGAATTTCGGCGGCCTGCCACGTACAACGCCGTAAAGTGATGTGATGCGTTGTTGTCCGTCTAGCAGTAGCTTGACGATGCCGGAAGCCACAGGACCATCGCCGCGACGAATTGCCGTGTTAGCTTCTGTTGCCCATACAAGAAGCCCACCTACCGGGTGGCGACGATAGAGAGAGTCAAATAGTCCGCGTACCTGATCACGGTTCCAAACATACCCGCGCTGAAACTCCGGCAGCGCCATATGTCCGTTATCGATGTGATCCAATACCGTTGAAATTCGCATCAGCGCCCTCCATGAACGCTTGTTTATGGCATGCGCGATCGTCTTGACCAATCCGCAGCGTCGGTCTGAGGAATGCGAGACTTTGGGATGCTTAAAATGGTGGAAATGGGGGCTACGAATCCACGATAGGTGTTGTAGTCCTACAGTGGTTCTGCAAACTTCCGCCTCTCGACCAAGTTCTGCTTGCATGGCTCCTCGATTTTCGGCGCGGTCGGGATTTTTCCTTCCGGGGCCGTTTTCGGATCGGGCGTCCCCCGGTTCGATCCGTCACGCTCCATGCGCATTGGGATTTTGCGCCATCGACGACTGCTCGATCTTCGCGAACAGCGTCAGTTCCTTTTGCGACATTGCCGAACCGTCGCGCACCGGCAATTGGCCGATGCTGACTCATCTGATGGAACATACCCGCTTATGTCGCGAGGGCGCTGGACCGACGCGCTGTTGCCTTCGCCCATGGCAGGAAGCCATCGAGGAAGCGCGTCGTCGCCGGCATGAAGTTGCTCCCGTGGTGATAGAAGGGATCGAGCGTGGCGATGAGGGCGCGGCCGGCAAAACTTGTTCTGTCGTCATAGAGCAGAGCGCCGCCTTGATCGCGCCCTTGCCGTTCAGGCGGTACATCGATCAGCACTTGCGCGCCAGCCGGCGGCGTCAGCACGCCGTGATAGTGCCAGATGGTGTCTGAGAAGGGCAGCGCGTTGAACAGCCCATGCTCAGGGGCTGCAAGGCGCTGTTCGGGGACCGCGTTCTTGTCGAGCCACCACCAGAAATTCGTCGGTCGTGGCGACCAGGCGATCCCGGGCAGCCAGGTCTCGACCTGATTTTCGCCGAACACGACGAGCGTGCGTCCCTGAGCCAGGAAAGTTGTGAACACGTCCTTATGCTGGCGCAGCACG from the Beijerinckia sp. 28-YEA-48 genome contains:
- a CDS encoding DUF262 domain-containing protein, which codes for MRISTVLDHIDNGHMALPEFQRGYVWNRDQVRGLFDSLYRRHPVGGLLVWATEANTAIRRGDGPVASGIVKLLLDGQQRITSLYGVVRGRPPKFFDGNDQVFSGLRFHLGTETFAFYQPIKMQDDPLWIDVTVLMQAGAAGLGNFIAQLSAHPEHTARVGEFIGRLSHLLGITDIDLHIEEVTGQDKTLDIVVDIFNRVNSGGTKLSKGDLALAKICAEWPDARDSMKSKLNEWTDAGYQFNLDWLLRSVNTILTGEAKFSYLHDIGALDIRDGLKRASKHIDTTLNLIAGRLGLDHDQVFFGRFGVPVMVRYLDKKNGRLDARERDKLLFWFAQAGMWGRFSGSTETVIDQDLAALEGANGGLDSLIEQLRLWHGSLLIEPDHFTGWSLGARFYPVLYMLTRMGEARDWGTGLPLKANMLGNMNRLEVHHIFPKAQLYKRGQKRPDVNALANFCFLTKDTNLNISDQLPEKYFAEVEEKHPGALASQWIPKDPALWKIERYLDFLEARKILLTTEANKRFKDLLHDDTHWLTGSTVTPTEPAKAEIGSITSEAEELELQELNAWMEEQGLPRGQMAFDYADSNTGEQKAIFDLAWPKGIQLGLTGPVTVLLNEPASVLGLANAAGFRCFTSITDFRTYVETEILSLQVN